The Rosa chinensis cultivar Old Blush chromosome 7, RchiOBHm-V2, whole genome shotgun sequence DNA segment AAATTTTTATATTACTTACTTTGGTTCAACAAAAACTGAAGTGCTAGAAGGAAGTGAATACATTTTACTTCTCCAGTTCTCAtcgaaaaataaatacactTCACTTtacgttttttgtttttttttgtttttaatcacatCAACAAGTCATAACTATTGGGGTGAACTTTCGGCCACCGAAACACCAAAAACTGATCAACTCCGCACTAAACCGGcgagaaaaccaaaatcagacCGAAACGGAACATCGGTGCTCAAAACCGCACTGAACCTGTAACTTCGGTGCCGGTTTTCAGCTCTATTAATCACAATGTAGAAGACTTAaatcactagaccaaatggtactagGCTACTTCTTATGTTTACTGAagtacaacaaaatatataaaaagaataaaaggaAGCTTAAGGTAATAGCCTTGAAACATATAAGCTAGCTACTTTTCCAAGATGAGATCCACTTTACTTCATGTCCATTTTAACTAAAGCCTTTGCCAATCATTCATCTAATTGGTATAGAAAAACATTTCAAAATGAAGTAAAACTTCATATTTGAGCCTAGGTCTAGAGTTCAGATCAAACAGAGTTTCTAGCAAAGAGAAAGAGGCAAACAGAGTTTCTAGCAAAGAGAAAGAGGCTTTTTCTTCCTCAttccctttttttgtttttttttgtttcttaaacTCCTACGATGTACTAGGAAGCTGCAGTTTTTCGCCAAGTAGCTACTAAATGGGTGACCGATAGAGGTTTGGGCCCCTATCCACAAATTCACCGAAAATTGCATGCTTCCAAGTTGTCATTGCCACACTCAACTGCTCAAAGAAGGCCCAAAGTACATACAGATAGGTGGATTCACCTTAAAAATAGACAGGATTGCTGATGGAATCGTCCAAATCCCATCACCACACATTAGACCTGAAGCAACTGCCCCTGCATAATCCTCCGCATCCTTCCTATTCACTTGCTCCCATATATACAATATCATTGTCCCAACAAATAAGTCTATGGCAAAATATGCTCCGATGTAGAATGGAATTGCCATGGCCATTGGAATAGGAATGAATCGTGATATTCTCTTGGGAATCACATCCCTCAGGAGGTTTATAACCAGAGCTGCCATGAAAAACCCACCGCACAAAGCCAAGCAGTGTTTTGGGAACTTAGAGAAGCCTTCAGTACCTAATATCGCCATTTCCCTGAATATCACAGCCTGCGGTGCTTTATATGGGCCATCAGGTGCCCCAATGTCAAAGGCAGTCCAAAACAACCAAAACGTTAATGGAGCAATTACACAACCCATGGCTGTTCCCACTAGCTGACTGACGAACATTGACTTGGGTGAGGACAGAGTCAGGTAGCCTGTCTTGAAGTCTTGCATGAGTTCGCCTGCTGTACCAATAATGGACATCATCACCCCACAAGATGCTAAACCGCCTATAACTCCACCATCACTTCCGATTAATGAAGCAATTACAAAAAGACCAATTTTCCCATATGTAAAAAGTAAACTGCAGTCTGTGAGGCCAGTGCCATAGGAATTGCAGAAGGCAAGGATAGGAGCAAGGATGTATGAGAAGAGAACCAAATACCATTTGAAAGGGGGAAAGATGATGGGCAATGTTGCTACCGATAATGCCCCTAGGACGAGATATCCAGAACCAGCAAGCCAAGTTGGTATTCTATGCTTGAGAAATACctcatctctttttctttgcTCCATCAATTCTTCAGAACTCTCACCATCTGATTAGCACATATCAACAACTATTATTCAGCTGAAAAACAGGTAACCTTATAACTAAGAAACATGCGCAACTTCCCATTTCCACTCAGACCATGCCAAATGTATACCTGGTTGACAACAGATAAATCTAGTTCTATACTATTAATAATCTATCACACTagccaataattttttttggtttgaaaaacctaaacaaaaaaaaaaaaagtagactTCTCCAAGACCACATTCAAATAAAAAATCAGAAGTCAATTGAAGTTCTCAATATCCATAGCAGATATACCACTCAGTAATATGCATGTACCACAAATAAATAGTTTTGCTAATCTAAGCCAAAAGTTTACTCTCAAGTTCCTAGTCAAAATACCCACAGCCAAAAATGGATGAATAATGCTAAGCTAACCACCTTTTAGGTACCATCTTATGTGGCAGCTGATGTGGCATAGAAAACCACCCTTATCAGAAACTTTTATTATAGGATGTGCCATAGAAAGGCTATGCCACATCATCGACCACATAATGTGGTTTGTAGCTCATACCTAAAAAAGTGGTTCACCCAGCATTACATATGTTTGGAAATAACATCTCAGCTAGTTACAACAAGTAACAGTAGATTactaatatgtgtgtgtgtaagcATAAccactagaagaaaaaaaatattatataatgTGTGTGTAGTGAATTCCTGCTTTCCACGCATGATTTCAATATGAAGTgacaaaattaaattcaaagAATATCCGAGACCATATTATATACTCACTTAGTACCTCTTTAACAACAGGAAGGTTGCTCTGTTTGCTAATATTATTGTAAATTTCTTTAAGAGTCATGCCTATAATCTTGATTAAATTGTAGAGACCATCCCCAAGAATGAGGGCAATAGCAATAAAGACCTGCAACAAGTAAAAGGAAAGGTTGCTTTTGAGAAAACACACATGCATGAGAGAAACTAGACATCATAAGGGGCCTCAAGTGGAAAGGGTTATACGATACCTTGTATCCATAAAGACCTTTAAAATCATTACTACCGAGGTCTGCTGGATACCAGTCCCCTGCCTGTTGGGATATGAAGGGCCAGAGTAAACCCCATGATATGATACCCCCAAGAAGAACTGAACAAACGACTATGCGAGGACAGATAAGACCACATCCAACATAGGTTAAACCGAAGTCAAAATAAAACCTGCATAAAGCAGTCATGAATATATAAGCAACTTCACTCAAAATAATATACTGTTGATAAtacttaataaaaataaaataaaataaaataaaagatccCTTTGATACCAATTCCATATATTATAACAACTATAAATCCAGGTTATGGCACAAAATACACTGCCTAGTGTCGCTATTATTAGGCTTCTTATTATGTCCATGTTAGATGAGGTGGGACTTGGGACTGAAGAAAATAAtcacaaaagaaaaccaaaattacaaaaacCTTACGTGTTCTTAAATAGCGTTAGTCCAAAGCTAGGAAAGTTGTCAAACCCACATGAATCTCCAATACCACTAAAGAACCACTTAAAACAGCTCCATACAAAACTTATACTTAGATACTTCGCAAGAGAACGTACTTGCTTCCTGCAAAAATAAGATATATAAAAGATATTGAGTTGAAAAAATAGAACTAGAACAGGGTGCATCTTATTTAATAAAAACCCATAAAAGGGCTCATGGTGTTTCTAGATCTACTACAAACACCATTTCAGTGATGATGAAGTGCACTacacttaaatatttcatgaagATGAGACAGACTTTACCGGGCAAGCTCTGCGCCAGTTTTAGTTTGAAGACTATTTATCAACATTGCTGTGGCTGTCCCACTGGGATATGTAAGTTTGTAATCCATGATCATAACCTGATATCATATGCATAGATGTGGCAACAAGGAAACCTTTTCAGTGAAAAAGGACAGAGAAGCAGATTTCATAATTACAATAGTGATtttgttgtgacttgtgagaaATACTTGGTGCTCGTATATGAAAATTCATGTTAGTTACCTACTGATTCTAGTGACTAACTTGTAATGGTTCAAGGAAATTAGGCAGATGTctatatttattttaaaaatagtCGAGACTAATGGTATATATCAATGCCCCCAACACCCCAACCCCACCCCACCCAACCCCCCCACCAAACACAAAAAATACCCCAAACATGAACTAGCCAGTAAAGGCTGGAAGAACAACCCAGCTTCTTCCCTACCACCACTCCAAATAATagtagtatttttttttctcctctaGGCATTTGAATTCTGCCTCTGATTTTCATAGAGTCTAACAAGCAATTATTTCTCTAACTGTGGAATAAGCCAGTACTCCCTAAGGTCTTTAGTCTCAGCAGCATTGATAGATGGACAAAATCTGCAGTTGCAGCTAATCTAATTAAAGAACTACTAACAACGTCAaaattttccttagtcacactGTAAACACCTATGATTGATCACCTAAGAAAGATGAGAACTAGCCTTGAAAAAGTGGTTGTATCATCCCAGATTCTTGTACGAAAGTGGAGATGCTAATCTGACTCACGAGAGGTATAATTATGCAACAACTCCCTACTGTTGTAATTTCAATCCACCTTAACACTCTGAGAATTAGAAGGTGTGGAAAATCTTTATCTCATATACTGCCGGTGATGTAATATATTGGAGGGGCTACACATTAGCCCTTTTTGCATGTTTGTGTCTGCACAAAGATGCCAATCATGGCAGCCAGCAGGCATGTTAAGcttatccctatataaaagggTGTTTTATTTCTGTTACATTGAGACACAAATTTAGAGATAAATCATTAGAACAGTTCGAAAGCAACTAACAAGCAACTGGAATGGAAACCCACAACCTCCATCAAAGCATCAATAGAAGGACAAAAAACACAGAACCAACTTAACCTACGAGCAATAGTTGACTTAGATTGGAATTcaattagaaaagaaaacagCAGCATAAGCTCAAACCAAACCCATAAAGCATCAACAGTGGAGGTATTACCTTACGAAGTGGAACAAGAGTAAAGATGCCAACAAAGCTGacaacaaacaagaaaacagtcATCCACCCCAAGCTTGGATTTTTAACATCTTGTGCCCGATTCCCAGGGTGATTGGCTCCAGTGAGTTCATATGTTTTCTCATCCATTGCTATCAGATATGAACCGAATCCCCCTTCATTTATTCCATTACAAGATTacagaaacaaaaaagagtGTCATACACAGATAAGTAGATAACTAAAACAAAATCTCTAGCACATTGATCAGTAATAATTTCCTGATGAAACAAGCAACTATCACATTAAGGAGATGTTATAATACCGGTATGAGCGAGGGTATAGCAAGCAACGACACAAGTCTGGATGACGGTGTTCTCTTGCCTTGTAAAGGGGGTAACCCTAAATCCCAACTTAGACCAGAAGCCAGTCCAGGACTGGATGAAAAAGAAGCCTAGCAGCCCCGCAGCAACATTCAAGGATGGGATGATCCCGGCTGTTAGATTGAGCTTGTGAATGATGATGCAGAAAAGACTCCCCAACATCGTGCTCACCACCAGCCCTCTCATTGTGATCTGGTCCTTCCATTCAGGGTTTGAATCGCTCTCCACAGGTTGAATGGCTCTAAACTTATCTGAATCATGCAGCAATTGTTCTGATACTTCCATGAAGGTCGTTTCACTCTCCATGACACCAGCCTAATAAATACGGAACAATGGTACATTCTCATTTTGTAAGGATTTAGGCAAGAGTGTATTtccaaaatttatttaaaaaaaaaaaaaagatttgggtAAGAGTCAAAGTAAAAACTTTCCATATTTAAAATTCAAAGattttaataacaaaaatacTGCTAAGctttatctatctatctatctatattAAATTCTCAAGGATGAGAACTTACCTGGCACATACGTTTGGTATCTGATTGGAATTAAGGTTAAGAGATTCCTGTTGTTATCAAATTACCATTGCAGGTTCATACAATCATTTGGACCAAGTTTTGCATGGTCCTCATCTGAAATGGACCATTAAGAATATCAGTTGCAATCCAATATTGACTCCCAGTATTAATAAAAGTAGAACAACAATGAAAAACGTTACATACTTTGGCAGTCCACAATATAAGCATGAATTTTGTCTCTAAGCCTGCAACAGCTTTCTCCTTTCTACTAATTCAACTTTCTCCTTTTAATGTCAATTCAAGCCTCTATGGTATCATACCTACAAGAAAGGATTCATGGATTAGAGAGGCTCTAATTTAAGTGGCATATATTACATAACTCCACAAGCAGAAGTAGAATTTTCTCAGCAAGTCACTTGTGTTAtgttttttcttaattttttttttttataagaaatggAATCTTTTTTACTTAAAATGTTACAAAGAAGTGGACAATTGACAAAATCTCCTAGGAACACAAGACTACCAAAAACACCAAGCAGAGAAAAACAAGGTAGCAAGCTAATTAACTAACTGTAGCAGTCCAATCTAAATGGATAGCCAAAAAAACAAGCTATTCCAAAAGCTGAAGACGCTGAAGCCgaaaaagatgaaagaaaatccaaaaactcTCAAAGTTGAATCAAAACTCGTCAAATAAATTCACAAAGTAAGCTTGAGTACCTTCACCTCAGAGTTCCTAAGATCACCCGGACAGTTTCATAAAAAGCATAATGAGATATTTATTGGGTCTAACTCTTTCCGTCTCCTCCGGATGCAACTTTTCACTGCTTTCCTCAGAAGTCAGAACCCTGTTTACGCCTTCTTCGTCCTTCTTTTTCTCAGAGAGATCCAGACAGACACCTTTGATTTTTCGTTGAAAAATTGCTGAAATGACATATATGAGTATATCACTGACAAAAAAATGAATGAGTGATGCTAGAGATCCCAAAAATCTCTGCCACTAAATGACCCATTTTATATTTTCCACGTATCTTCaacatattattattttttttagaaatattattaaattaaaacccaaaaactcaaaaaaaaaaatatatatatatatatatataattattcaaGTATATTTGaattatgtgtctggcccaaactctagttacttGTCCAAGTTGTAACAGTCTTACAGATATTATTGAAGATATTCTTGAATATATCATAATCATTGTACGATTTCAGTTTCCCTGTAAGACTCAGATTTCatgcttgtaatcctttatataaataggcatctattatcaatgaaagacacagcttattttctctcaattttagttttcttaaaacacgttatcagcacaaaactctaaccctgaaaccctaattttgtaaccttcaaaccctagcttccaccgcctcacaccttgaagcactcgatcccaggagtTCAAAACCAGCTGTGGAACCACTAGAACCGGCCGAAAAAGTcccgaaccggccaccgaaaGTTTCGAATTGGTCCTGTTAGCCTCGCCGATTAGCCTCGTTTGCCTTCGGTTAGCCTCCCCAACGTGAGCTGCTAGCCTCGCCTGCTTGCTGCCCAGTGCCCCGCAGCCCTGCACTCCTGCAGCCCCGCATTAGCCTCGCTTCGGCTCGACAGCGCAGCGCCCCAGCGCAAGCTCGCCTCACCAGCACCCCCGCGCacgctagcctcgctagtccTCGGCAGCAGTCAGCCTCGCTTCAACAGCTACTAGCCTCGCCTCAACAACCCTGCACAGCACCCTTACACCCACGTGCAGCCCCTGCACATGGTTAACCTCGCTACCAGCCAAGCTCCGGCCAGTGCCCAGCCATCGGCGAATTCTGGCCATTTTCCGACGACTTTTCGAGgtaaatttttataaaagttGCCGCTTTCAagtaatttaatttcttttcttttctcggggacttgcaacctcccttctcctAACCCCCacccacccctctttcttcTATCATAAGGAGGCCTAagtcgaactgtgggggttcatgctatctccaagcttagagcttgtctagatctccaaacttagagtttataGAGAATATATGATCAACCACACACatcattatttcgatctaatccaatatctcttggaattgaatttcttaggAACAATTActctcagaaattcctaatttcttgggagcaattacgctcagaaatttctattgttttcgtggtcACTTTTTCCgttccgaaactaaccctttttcttgttctctttcaagatgagtaacctgaacaaattggacatTGCTTccttgggaacaactggctctaaatatcacaaatgggttcgtgatgtctgccagcatTTTAAGGCCcaaggaatcctggatatgattcttgagcctaggcaagacgtgctaactgttgagcaagctcaagctttggaagcaattagagcagccttagaggcaaataaggcgaaagctatcatcctaatgactcatcatatggatgattcgctccagtacaagTATATGAACGAAGatgaccccagaaggctgtgggtctcactcgaagaataTATGCTTTGGTAaagtccgtgactccctgcttcctgacctaaaagtgagatggcataatcTCCGcctctgtgatttcaagtaagTTCTTGACTGCAACTCAAAAGCACTTCTCATTAAATCCCTAATAGAAttctgtggaaaagatatcacagatgaGATATTGATTGTCTCTCTACCTCCTCCGTCTCtgctttgatggttgctaagaactatcgaatcgatgttactgcatgACAGattacaaggtttcatgagctaattggagccatgaatgtcgctaaaaagcatgacaacatcctagtgaagaactataattcgagacccaTGGGAACTATGTCTATTctggagtccaattatagtcgcacccctaagagagggcaccaagagcgaaaccctaaatctagggacaattttggatgttctggtccatattctctctcTAATTAATGAGGAAgataaccgccaaaataggcggacatggaaccgaagaggtcaacgtggaaagagagggaggcaacgcctctggccatgttggtggcgccaccaacattaagagccatcCTTATGACACTTTCAAAGCTCCTCAATCAACGGAGTCTGAGCACAAAGATATATGTTCTTGATGTGGAGCATccgtcattgggcacacatttgtagagctcgtgaagatattatcaccacctacaaagcatattgtgaagcaagagaagcttactatgtggaacaagaagatcaagaaggtgatctagagtgaagagttgaagacttcaaatctggctgggatcaatagatcgccaattctgtttaagtctttatttttccaagagatgtaatagacaATTGTCATATATTTTCTACTAAATGTCGTTGGTTTAGTTTTcttcaactaggctcatccaaagtgagtatgatgtctaggaaggttttgagataagtggtacttaagcgagctttgcttcaccaacatctctctactcacctagtcatatttattttggagttaccgaaataAGTCAAActactaccattgttttgcattagctagtatttggattagattttcttaatGGATAAGAAACAAATGATGTACTCTATTGGctcatgaataaaatttcgagttctttctATTATGATTCGATTTTAATTATGAgaatattcctctgtgactatgatggctgggccatcaagattagttcaaggacatggaatgacccaaattcctcttgccaaatggcaccttgattactgtcacagaaactctctacgctcctagggaaaatcgAACCTTTTGAGCTATTCGAGCCAAAGATTTCCATGctaaaacgcatgtagagaacagaaaACAGTTCCTTTGCACtgcctctaatgattgtgaataaatgcgcatcttagagaaacttatgtgtctctctaatggattttatgtcaccatTGTTCGAACTATTGAATCCAATcaagttatgagagaatatctcttggataagacatatattggctttgtcatgataTGGTAGGTCATCCTAggcatgatatgatgatccgtctactaaagaatTCACACAGACATCTATTCTTTCGAGCAAAACGAAGCACGAATCAAatgttgatttctggactaagtgtgaccgccgctgcTGCCTCTGGTGCCGCCGCCGTCCACCGCCAGCCTAGGGCTAGCGCAGTCtatatccatgacgccatggatggtgtacatcatggtgatggcgccccaggtgatactataatcaccaactttgcttccaatagcgtttcagatgctTAAGCCaactaaaatcctcattggttgcttctaaggcctcttgcTCATTCTAcatgttccttagggaaattaggactgtgaccgtcttatgcaaaggatacgaaaatactcattctattcttacatagaatccgaggGGATTCTGTGAaccgattcaaccaacttgcgaacgtttaaatatttcatgatgttggttgacactcaaacacgttggtcacgtgttgtgccattgtccacttgtaattctgcttatactacactcctagcacagattatatggCGACGGGCTCACttcccagatcatcctattttgtcaattggacttgacaatgctagagagtttacatcgaagactttcgatgattattgcacaTCACacgggactgatgttggacatcatattcccctgtacacacctaaatggtctagcggaaatgactacgatgatagcccagacattggtaatacacaccaatctccctatatccgcttggggtgatgcaatatcgcatgcagctatgttaattcgtctacgacctaccgccactcaatctatctctgcgcgcattatagctagtgactgggtacaagtatcttgtacttacgcatatttgagtgcaccatttatgtgcctattgcgccacTACAGCGTACTGCGATGGGTCCtcatagacgaatgggcaagtACGTTAGatatgagactccaacaatcgtccgccacttaatacaACGCACATATATGGGCCCTCAGAGATGAttaggtatttatgttggatacgaatctccaaaTATTAttcgctatttggaacccttgacaggcgatctctttaccgcatatcttgtgaattgtcactttgatgagacagtgatgacaggaattgtcgtggtctgtccccactatgtctcatcttgatcctcaCTATAGTGACGAGACCACAAAaatctgctgcaaacatgcctgcaaagATGGACGTCTCTACAAGAGGACGcgcgtagcgccaccctacacggaggtaggcatggcaccaacgccatagagagtgacactctggcgttacaggccatggccccagctaggatgcgtgggaggctgtgggttcgaaggatataTACTCTGGCACAACCCAattctttgatcatcgacactcaaaatccgtcacatgagaatcttccggattatggttatcgttaggggacgcctcaacgtcaaaacctattcctgaaaGTATAGAGCTctctgaaaattacactagcgtacatgagacatgggataaaaactccatcatgattgatgatgtagtcgcgtatttcattgcgcatgagtttgttgagtccgatgatatcgaaccacgctccattgatgaatgaatgccaacgtagagagaattggcctaaatggaaagatgcaatctaggttaagttggattctctaatgaagagaaaggtttttcgagccagtgatgccaacacctcctaacataaaacctattgactaatgggtcttcgttagaaagcatgatgagaaaaagatatgataatctcgccttatgatGCAAGGCTTCCCGCAAAACGCcttagaatcgactacgaggagacatattgtcccgtaatggatgtcattgcactccactaccttgtcagtttggtagctgaacatgcagcttaccgatgtggttactacgtatctttatggagatctagatacgaaatatacatgaagattcctggtggacttcagttacccaattcaagtggctctagaccacggaacacctttgcaatgaggttgaaacgcttactaaagtgactacttgattgggaaggaatatgcccgcgcgtttttatgacaagtttcggattctatcactGTTCATGTTGGtaacatgatcttcattggaagtccttaaagagttaaggaaaaccgctaaacacttgaaatccgagtttgagatgaagaatcttAGGAGAACACGATTTTGCCTCAGTTttgaacttgagcatcatgttgatggatgcttaggcattttgtcaaggtcaagccttcaagcatgcCTATGATcttccatagtcttgatcctaaaaaggattcTCTTagtccgaaggatgatgacgaagatgtgctagaggcagaagtgttttacttaagtacaataggcgcattattgtacttagctcaatgcacaagaccggacatctaatttgtagtgaacttgttagctagatatagtttTGCGCCAACATGACTCCATTAGACtggtgtaaaatatatctttcgatacttgagatgcaCGATtaatatgagcttgttctatccccacagagagatgatggattcggacccatcaaataccaggaacgccgccaacattaGCCTatgtcctctatccccatcccataACGAccttagtgttttggaaggttttgctgatcttgggtacctctctgactcacacaaaggtcattcccaagctggttatgtgttcaccatgggtgagaccgcaatatcttggaggtctatagaacAGACTATTGTCACTacatcttcgaatcatgcagaggttattgctcttcacaaagtggtttgtgaatgtatatggattggatccataattacgtatgttcgaagcaattgtggtttgaagtctaccatagatgtgCCTACGAGCacttatgaggataatgttgctttctttgaacaaataaagcaaggctacatcaaaggcgacaacatcaagcatcatcagcaacaacagactctcctcaagatcaaattgaactaggttcgatctgaggacagtgcagcagacttgttcactaagtcattgcctaaaattccactttcgagaaatatgttggtagcatcgtttgcggaagttatctgaactcccatgactgtagtcatcagggggagatgcagacatcagggggagatgtctacatgtatggtctcaaaacatgaagggtgtgttgtactatttttctccttcgactgaggtaatttttgtcccactgggcttttgttactcagcaaggtttttgatgaggcaacgagaggagcaccatgtttgggcgacacaagggaaagtgttcaagtatatctgaattatgtgtctagcccaaactctagttacttgtccaagttgtaatagggttagtcttacagatattctcggagatatcctATTCATTGTACGATTCAATTTTCTTGTAAGACTCAGAttttatgcttgtaatcctctatataaaaagacctttattatcaatgaaaaacaTAACTTATTCTCTcctaatttcagttttcctaaaacaataatctttttttttagaCTTGTTTTTGCTTGAACGCGCCTTCCccaaatttttagaattttagtCGTTACCTAACCTTTACTATTGGCCCCTGTCGACTTCACTCTTTTCTGACTCTTTCTGGTTGTTTGACCTCTCTAGTGGGGATCCCAACGTTTGTTTTCTCCACCCTTCCATAAGGAAGCGGCAAAGATAGTGATATGATGCCGATACAAACTATCTGGAGGCACTTTGAATGGAAGATCTGGATTCCTCTGTTCATACTCCTTCTAGCCTAAAACTTCAAGTGACATATGCTAGCACTCTCAAAAATCTGGTAGATCACTACAGGCAAACTATGATGGAGAACTTTGAATT contains these protein-coding regions:
- the LOC112176737 gene encoding probable metal-nicotianamine transporter YSL6 isoform X1, encoding MCQAGVMESETTFMEVSEQLLHDSDKFRAIQPVESDSNPEWKDQITMRGLVVSTMLGSLFCIIIHKLNLTAGIIPSLNVAAGLLGFFFIQSWTGFWSKLGFRVTPFTRQENTVIQTCVVACYTLAHTGGFGSYLIAMDEKTYELTGANHPGNRAQDVKNPSLGWMTVFLFVVSFVGIFTLVPLRKVMIMDYKLTYPSGTATAMLINSLQTKTGAELARKQVRSLAKYLSISFVWSCFKWFFSGIGDSCGFDNFPSFGLTLFKNTFYFDFGLTYVGCGLICPRIVVCSVLLGGIISWGLLWPFISQQAGDWYPADLGSNDFKGLYGYKVFIAIALILGDGLYNLIKIIGMTLKEIYNNISKQSNLPVVKEVLNGESSEELMEQRKRDEVFLKHRIPTWLAGSGYLVLGALSVATLPIIFPPFKWYLVLFSYILAPILAFCNSYGTGLTDCSLLFTYGKIGLFVIASLIGSDGGVIGGLASCGVMMSIIGTAGELMQDFKTGYLTLSSPKSMFVSQLVGTAMGCVIAPLTFWLFWTAFDIGAPDGPYKAPQAVIFREMAILGTEGFSKFPKHCLALCGGFFMAALVINLLRDVIPKRISRFIPIPMAMAIPFYIGAYFAIDLFVGTMILYIWEQVNRKDAEDYAGAVASGLMCGDGIWTIPSAILSIFKVNPPICMYFGPSLSS
- the LOC112176737 gene encoding probable metal-nicotianamine transporter YSL6 isoform X2, producing MCQAGVMESETTFMEVSEQLLHDSDKFRAIQPVESDSNPEWKDQITMRGLVVSTMLGSLFCIIIHKLNLTAGIIPSLNVAAGLLGFFFIQSWTGFWSKLGFRVTPFTRQENTVIQTCVVACYTLAHTGGFGSYLIAMDEKTYELTGANHPGNRAQDVKNPSLGWMTVFLFVVSFVGIFTLVPLRKVMIMDYKLTYPSGTATAMLINSLQTKTGAELARKQVRSLAKYLSISFVWSCFKWFFSGIGDSCGFDNFPSFGLTLFKNTFYFDFGLTYVGCGLICPRIVVCSVLLGGIISWGLLWPFISQQAGDWYPADLGSNDFKGLYGYKVFIAIALILGDGLYNLIKIIGMTLKEIYNNISKQSNLPVVKEVLNGESSEELMEQRKRDEVFLKHRIPTWLAGSGYLVLGALSVATLPIIFPPFKWYLVLFSYILAPILAFCNSYGTGLTDCSLLFTYGKIGLFVIASLIGSDGGVIGGLASCGVMMSIIGTAGELMQDFKTGYLTLSSPKSMFVSQLVGTAMGCVIAPLTFWLFWTAFDIGAPDGPYKAPQAVIFREMAILGTEGFSKFPKHCLALCGGFFMAALVINLLRDVIPKRISRFIPIPMAMAIPFYIGAYFAIDLFVGTMILYIWEQVNRKDAEDYAGAVASGLMCGDGIWTIPSAILSIFKSYFFNAVS
- the LOC112176737 gene encoding probable metal-nicotianamine transporter YSL6 isoform X3, yielding MCQAGVMESETTFMEVSEQLLHDSDKFRAIQPVESDSNPEWKDQITMRGLVVSTMLGSLFCIIIHKLNLTAGIIPSLNVAAGLLGFFFIQSWTGFWSKLGFRVTPFTRQENTVIQTCVVACYTLAHTGGFGSYLIAMDEKTYELTGANHPGNRAQDVKNPSLGWMTVFLFVVSFVGIFTLVPLRKVMIMDYKLTYPSGTATAMLINSLQTKTGAELARKQVRSLAKYLSISFVWSCFKWFFSGIGDSCGFDNFPSFGLTLFKNTFYFDFGLTYVGCGLICPRIVVCSVLLGGIISWGLLWPFISQQAGDWYPADLGSNDFKGLYGYKVFIAIALILGDGLYNLIKIIGMTLKEIYNNISKQSNLPVVKEMVRVLKN